The Heyndrickxia vini genome contains a region encoding:
- a CDS encoding helix-turn-helix transcriptional regulator, with product MSYNPIIQKTIEHIEKNLHEALSLESIAQFAGFSKYHFHRIFQKEIGVTASEYIRYRRIANSANMLLYSGEKIIDIAVYYRFESQESFTRSFKKYYQLPPGKYRKFMSKLTLQREEVVLKNEQLVKGWQLSGSHPFNYEMGIDHEIFHKGNASGFLKSVSVQSQGEFATMMQQFKAEKHLGKRVKLSGFIKSKDVDGFCGFWMRIDDALGDVLQFDNMGNRPIVGDTEWNHYHIVLDVPENSTVIAFGVLLSGNGHVWIDELKFEEVDKGTPTTNIDFTGDLLDEPTNLSFAE from the coding sequence ATGAGTTATAATCCAATCATACAAAAAACGATTGAGCATATAGAGAAAAACTTACACGAAGCACTTTCGTTAGAAAGCATTGCTCAATTTGCTGGATTTTCTAAGTATCACTTTCATCGTATTTTTCAAAAGGAGATTGGTGTAACAGCATCTGAATATATTCGGTACCGTAGAATTGCTAATTCTGCAAATATGCTGCTTTATTCGGGAGAAAAAATAATAGATATCGCGGTCTATTATCGCTTTGAGTCACAAGAATCATTTACTCGTTCCTTTAAGAAGTATTATCAATTACCACCAGGAAAATATAGAAAATTTATGAGTAAATTAACCTTACAAAGGGAGGAAGTTGTTTTGAAAAATGAACAGTTAGTAAAAGGATGGCAATTAAGCGGGAGTCACCCATTTAATTACGAGATGGGAATTGATCATGAAATCTTTCATAAAGGGAACGCATCTGGATTTTTAAAATCAGTTTCTGTACAATCCCAAGGGGAGTTTGCAACGATGATGCAACAATTTAAGGCAGAGAAACATCTTGGTAAAAGAGTAAAGTTATCCGGGTTTATAAAATCTAAAGATGTTGATGGGTTCTGTGGTTTTTGGATGCGTATAGATGATGCTCTTGGGGATGTGTTGCAATTCGATAATATGGGTAACCGTCCAATAGTAGGAGATACTGAATGGAATCATTATCACATTGTTTTAGATGTACCTGAAAATAGTACAGTGATTGCTTTTGGTGTTTTGCTTTCTGGAAACGGACATGTATGGATTGATGAACTTAAATTTGAAGAAGTTGATAAAGGTACACCAACAACTAATATCGATTTTACTGGTGACCTCTTAGATGAGCCTACTAATTTGTCTTTTGCGGAGTAG
- a CDS encoding LapA family protein gives MKKQWNLLLALIVVLVIAIFSVINVEPVTVNYLFGKADWPLILVIIGSVLLGALLAGLIGMMKIYQLQKALKRAENNNVDDNS, from the coding sequence ATGAAAAAGCAATGGAACTTACTATTAGCATTAATTGTCGTCTTAGTTATTGCAATTTTTTCGGTAATCAATGTTGAACCTGTAACAGTTAATTATTTATTTGGAAAAGCCGATTGGCCATTAATTCTTGTTATTATTGGATCGGTTCTATTGGGAGCACTATTAGCTGGATTAATTGGTATGATGAAAATTTATCAGCTTCAAAAGGCATTAAAAAGGGCAGAAAATAATAATGTGGATGATAATTCGTAA
- a CDS encoding cytochrome c oxidase assembly protein: protein MTFHLITDEMSSFLLPQNEKGKKRKFFSGLDRSHVDFSAHMLGHLLLGMLAPLFMVLAAPMTLILRTLNVRTARKLSRLLRSRLVSVFNNPIITSVLNIGGLWLLYTTNLYNLMHENIFVHVFVHLHVFIAGYLFTASLIYIDPTPHRVSFVYRAIVFILALAGHGILSKYIYAHPPNGVPQNQAEAGGMLMYYGGDVIDAIIIFIFCFHWYRAIRPKASFSRITGI from the coding sequence GTGACATTTCATCTAATTACAGACGAAATGTCATCTTTTTTATTACCCCAAAATGAAAAGGGGAAAAAACGTAAGTTTTTCAGTGGCCTCGACCGTTCCCACGTGGATTTCTCCGCCCATATGCTTGGTCATTTGCTTCTTGGAATGCTTGCTCCACTGTTTATGGTTTTAGCTGCACCTATGACTCTTATTTTGAGAACACTCAACGTCAGAACTGCCCGTAAGTTATCACGATTACTAAGAAGTCGATTGGTTAGTGTCTTTAACAATCCCATTATCACGTCTGTGCTCAATATTGGTGGATTATGGTTACTTTATACAACTAACTTATATAACCTGATGCATGAGAACATTTTTGTCCATGTGTTCGTACATCTTCACGTTTTTATAGCCGGATACCTTTTTACAGCATCCCTGATTTACATCGACCCAACACCCCATCGGGTTAGCTTCGTTTACAGGGCAATTGTATTCATACTAGCCCTTGCAGGTCACGGCATATTGTCTAAGTATATCTATGCCCATCCTCCAAACGGTGTACCTCAAAATCAAGCGGAAGCAGGCGGTATGCTTATGTATTATGGAGGTGATGTCATTGACGCAATAATAATCTTTATTTTTTGCTTTCATTGGTATCGTGCTATTCGTCCAAAAGCATCATTTTCAAGAATTACAGGGATTTGA
- a CDS encoding divergent PAP2 family protein — MFLSYPILAALLGMLIAQFVKIPIHFLTSRELKWSLFLSTGGMPSSHTATVISLTTAIGLTSGFYSNEFAICVVVSAIVIHDAIGVRREAGFHAEVLNKLLADFNQLIEIIKDHDVTKYQYQKKFKELLGHKPVEVFFGIITGILVGLLTFYIYPF, encoded by the coding sequence ATGTTTCTGTCATATCCCATTTTAGCCGCTCTTTTAGGTATGTTAATTGCCCAATTTGTCAAAATTCCCATTCACTTTTTAACCTCACGGGAATTGAAATGGAGTTTATTTTTAAGTACAGGTGGCATGCCCAGCTCACATACAGCTACAGTTATTTCCCTAACCACCGCCATCGGATTAACTTCCGGTTTTTATTCTAATGAGTTTGCAATCTGCGTCGTTGTTTCCGCCATCGTTATTCATGATGCGATTGGTGTTCGAAGGGAAGCCGGGTTCCATGCTGAAGTGTTAAATAAATTATTAGCTGATTTCAATCAATTAATTGAAATCATTAAAGATCATGATGTTACGAAGTATCAGTACCAAAAGAAGTTTAAAGAATTGTTAGGACATAAACCAGTTGAGGTTTTCTTTGGAATCATTACAGGTATCTTAGTAGGTTTGTTAACATTTTATATTTATCCATTCTAA
- a CDS encoding YitT family protein yields the protein MSNVKKYKSKRLKTILRGLIIIIGGFIAAYGLETVLIPNNVSDGGVTGLSIVASKLFGLPLGVLIAIINIPFIWLGYQQIGKSFAVFSVIGIVSLSIGTSLMHHIPAIIEGDTLLVTVVGGIILGLGMGLALRNGGALDGIDMLAVLLSRKLPFGTSDLILFLNLFVFIFVTTIFGLQGAILSAIAYFIASKVIHIVEVGLSGSKTFKIITTQPELMVETIRDRLGRSATYNEVYGGYTREKFKEITCVINRLEESKIKEIIHEIDETAFVTVYDVAEVKGGNFRKNNIH from the coding sequence ATGAGCAATGTGAAAAAGTACAAATCAAAAAGGTTAAAGACAATTTTACGTGGATTGATCATTATAATTGGGGGATTTATAGCGGCATATGGTCTAGAAACTGTCTTAATCCCCAATAATGTATCTGATGGTGGGGTAACGGGGCTTAGTATCGTTGCATCGAAACTATTTGGATTACCATTAGGCGTTTTAATTGCGATTATTAACATCCCTTTTATTTGGTTAGGGTATCAACAAATTGGTAAAAGCTTTGCAGTTTTTTCGGTTATAGGAATCGTTTCATTATCTATTGGTACAAGCCTTATGCATCATATCCCAGCGATTATTGAGGGGGATACCTTGCTAGTTACCGTCGTTGGTGGTATTATCCTCGGTTTGGGAATGGGGCTAGCTTTGCGTAATGGCGGTGCATTAGATGGAATTGATATGCTAGCCGTACTACTTTCCCGGAAATTACCGTTTGGAACAAGTGATTTAATTCTTTTCTTAAACTTGTTTGTATTTATTTTTGTTACAACTATATTCGGCCTTCAAGGGGCAATTCTTTCGGCAATTGCTTACTTTATTGCTTCGAAGGTGATTCATATCGTTGAGGTAGGTTTAAGCGGCTCTAAAACCTTTAAAATTATCACCACTCAACCTGAATTAATGGTAGAGACTATACGTGATCGCTTGGGCAGAAGCGCAACGTATAATGAAGTTTACGGTGGCTATACAAGAGAAAAATTTAAAGAAATCACTTGTGTCATTAACCGCTTAGAAGAAAGTAAAATAAAAGAAATCATTCATGAAATTGACGAAACCGCTTTTGTTACAGTATATGACGTTGCAGAAGTTAAGGGTGGTAATTTCAGAAAGAATAATATTCATTAG
- the crcB gene encoding fluoride efflux transporter CrcB has product MAHITLVAIGGFFGAIFRFGMSNWIKSKYPSTFPIATLFVNLIGSFLLGLIIGANLEKSWQLLLGTGFTGAFTTFSTFKLENVQLYEKKNWNVMVLYLSIGYTVGILLAFIGLKIGEVF; this is encoded by the coding sequence ATTGCACATATTACATTAGTAGCAATCGGGGGATTTTTTGGCGCAATTTTCCGCTTCGGAATGAGTAACTGGATAAAGAGCAAATACCCATCTACTTTTCCAATAGCTACCCTTTTTGTGAATCTAATCGGTTCGTTTCTCCTCGGTCTAATTATCGGAGCAAATTTAGAAAAGTCCTGGCAATTACTATTAGGGACGGGATTCACGGGGGCGTTTACCACTTTTTCTACCTTTAAATTAGAAAATGTCCAACTTTATGAAAAGAAAAATTGGAATGTGATGGTTTTGTATTTAAGCATCGGTTATACAGTCGGAATATTGCTTGCATTTATTGGGCTAAAAATAGGTGAGGTTTTTTAA
- the crcB gene encoding fluoride efflux transporter CrcB yields MQYLFVGIAGILGASLRYLIGIYFNHWWLYDFPLATFLTNMAGSFILGWITTFVPRLKFLHPYMITAIGTGLIGSFTTFSTFSVETVQLVMNAKWAIAIGYVLLSLWGGLLFSWCGFNLGTSKNEVISK; encoded by the coding sequence GTGCAGTATTTATTCGTTGGCATTGCCGGGATACTTGGGGCATCTTTGCGTTATTTAATCGGAATTTACTTTAACCATTGGTGGCTATACGACTTTCCGTTAGCAACCTTTTTAACTAATATGGCGGGAAGTTTTATTTTGGGATGGATAACAACTTTTGTACCACGGCTTAAATTTCTCCATCCTTATATGATTACTGCAATAGGAACCGGATTGATTGGCTCCTTTACGACTTTTTCTACCTTTAGTGTGGAAACCGTTCAACTAGTAATGAACGCGAAATGGGCTATTGCAATCGGTTATGTACTCTTAAGTCTTTGGGGTGGGCTATTATTCTCCTGGTGTGGTTTTAATTTAGGAACTTCCAAAAACGAGGTGATCTCTAAATGA
- the brnQ gene encoding branched-chain amino acid transport system II carrier protein: MNDKLSFSSYFVVGVMLFALFFGAGNLIFPAQLGQNAGTNIIPAVVGFLITGVGLPFLGILVMGFSGSRNLQELSGRIHPIYGVIFTSLLYLTIGPFFAAPRTGAVAYDIGFAPFVGKGFEQTGLIIFTLLFFAITLWFSLNPAKLVDRVGKILSPGIIILLLVLLVMVIVKPMGSIEAPQGAYTGNAFMKGFTEGYNTMDALASLVFGIIVINAIRSMGVNSTRGILGATAKSGFVAIAFLGIIYVGIAYLGATSTGRFGLFDTGGPVLGSAASYYFGMTGTVMLSIIILLACLTTSIGLMTACGEYFHTLFPKISYKVFVTFFTTVTFIIANFGLANIINYSIPVLMFLYPLAIVLMLLTFLSPLFNHSRVVYVSATFVTFLISIIDGIKTFCDLFKMEYPGWVADIISFYERFLPFYKEGLGWLLPVLIVILITGIIVRYQRYSEVHA; the protein is encoded by the coding sequence ATGAATGACAAACTATCATTTTCATCTTACTTTGTAGTAGGAGTCATGCTATTTGCATTGTTTTTCGGAGCGGGCAATTTAATTTTCCCAGCACAGCTTGGTCAAAATGCTGGAACAAATATTATACCTGCAGTTGTAGGCTTTTTGATTACTGGCGTCGGTTTACCTTTTCTAGGTATCTTAGTGATGGGGTTTTCAGGAAGTCGGAATTTACAAGAACTATCTGGTAGAATTCATCCAATCTATGGGGTAATTTTTACTTCTCTATTATATTTAACGATTGGACCATTTTTTGCAGCTCCACGTACGGGTGCAGTAGCATATGATATCGGTTTTGCACCATTTGTCGGAAAAGGTTTTGAACAAACAGGGTTAATTATTTTCACATTATTATTTTTCGCAATTACTCTATGGTTTTCTTTAAATCCAGCAAAGCTAGTCGATCGCGTTGGAAAAATCTTGTCGCCAGGTATTATTATTCTTTTACTTGTTTTATTAGTAATGGTGATTGTTAAACCGATGGGATCAATAGAGGCTCCACAAGGTGCATATACAGGCAATGCATTTATGAAAGGATTTACGGAAGGATATAATACAATGGATGCATTAGCTTCACTTGTATTTGGTATTATTGTCATTAATGCTATCCGTTCAATGGGTGTGAATTCAACCCGTGGAATCCTTGGTGCAACGGCAAAATCGGGATTTGTTGCCATTGCCTTTCTAGGTATCATATATGTGGGAATCGCCTATTTAGGAGCGACAAGTACAGGAAGATTCGGTCTTTTTGATACGGGTGGCCCTGTCTTAGGGAGTGCAGCATCCTATTATTTCGGTATGACGGGAACGGTTATGTTGTCCATTATTATCCTGCTTGCTTGTTTAACGACAAGTATTGGCTTAATGACAGCGTGTGGGGAATACTTTCATACACTATTTCCGAAAATTAGCTACAAAGTTTTCGTTACATTTTTCACAACCGTTACATTTATCATTGCTAATTTTGGACTTGCTAATATTATTAATTATTCAATTCCCGTATTAATGTTTCTTTATCCATTAGCCATTGTATTAATGTTATTAACCTTCTTGTCACCGCTGTTTAATCACTCACGAGTGGTTTATGTTTCAGCTACATTTGTTACATTTTTAATTAGTATTATTGATGGGATTAAAACGTTTTGTGACCTGTTTAAAATGGAGTATCCGGGTTGGGTAGCCGATATTATATCTTTCTATGAGCGGTTTTTACCTTTCTATAAAGAGGGACTTGGATGGTTGCTTCCGGTTCTTATTGTAATTCTAATCACAGGAATTATTGTGCGCTACCAACGATATTCTGAAGTACACGCCTAA